The Silene latifolia isolate original U9 population chromosome 4, ASM4854445v1, whole genome shotgun sequence region CCCTTGACTAACATATTGGAGATTGAGCTTTTTGATTGTTGGggcatagacttcatgggaccctTTCCCAACTCTTGTGGAAATGAATACATCTTGGTTGCGGTGGACTATGTATCCAAGTAGATTGAAGCGGTTGCCTCTCCCACCAATGATAGCAAGGTTGTGATGAAGCTTTTCAAAGGCACGATTTTCCCAAGGTTCGGAACGCCGAGAGTAGTCATAAGTGATGGCGGATCTCATTTCCGCAAGAGTACCTTCAAAGCTCTACTTGAATCACATGGAGTGCGGCACAAAACCGCacttgcctaccaccctcaaactagtgggcaagtggaggtttctaaccgccaaATTAAAGCCATTTTGGAGAAAGTCACCAACAAGAGCCGGAAAGATTGGTCCCAAAAGCTCCCGGATGTCTTATGGGCATTGAGAACCGCCTTCAAGACACCCCTTGGCACCACCCCGTATAAGCTTGTGTACGGGAAAGCTTGCCATTTGCCGGTGGAGTTGGAACACAAAGCTTGGTGGGCTCTTAAAGAAatgaattttgactttgatgCCGCCGGAGAAGTGCGTTTTCTCCAAATAAATGAGCTTGAAGAATTGAGattggaggcttatgagagctccaaaaTTTACAAGGACCAAACAAAAAAATGGCATGATGGGAAAGTCATGAAGAAAGAGATAAGTGTTGTGGACCTTGTCCTCCTTTTTAACTCCAAGATCAAGGTGTTTCCGGGCAAGCTCAAATCAAGGTGGTCGGGACCCTTTAAAGTGATGAAAATATTTCCTTATGGTGCTTTCGAGCTTTGGAGTGACGAAGGAGGAACGTTTAAGGTTAATGGCCAAAGAATCAAGCGCTACTATGACGGTGATAACAAAGGTCCTATTGAAGTGCTCTACCTCGGGGAACCCCTCCCCGAGGAGAGGGCAAACTGAAACTCTTCAAGGTGAtttggtttggtggagttcctcaagaaccaccatttgtatatAGCATGCATTTAGGTAGAAAGTGAAGAATTTCGGAGGGATGCTACTTGTCAATTTGAATGATGTCGGTCACAATAGTTGATGAATTTGGGTTTTTGTATGATAAACAAGCGTTTGACCATTTATTGGCCTTTATCCGACATCTTGAGTCGGGTTTGAGAGTCGAAAACACGGAATTCGAGGCCAATAAATGATGGGAAATGGAATAGGGGTGTATTGGAGAAAATGACATGGaatgtattcccagccgggtgaccggcggccggtcttctGGCCGGCTGGGAAGTTTCTGTAAAATCAAAGGAATTTTGACGAATTTACAAGGAAGAGTagtcccagccggcaggccggcagccggctaacCGGCTGGGAGTACGCGTTCTTTTGAGTTGTGCTGTTTTGTGCCTTGAGAGAAGTCCCAACCGGcaagccggcagccggcccaccggctgggagtgcattTATGAAGAAATTGGAGATTGGGTGacctcccagccgggtgaccggcggccggtcttttgaccggctgggagtcttctgatacttttttgaaaattttgaaaatcacCCGAACTCCCAGTCGggcgaccggcggccggtctcctgaccggctgggagtactctGATCGTGTTTTTAACACAAAATCACCCAAAATTAACTCATTTTTTTCGACTCATTTCTTCTCTCATCTCTCACTCTTAACCCTACCCCCCTACCCTCACCTCACCTCAACCGccaacaaccaccaacaaccaccaacaaccacctcaACCTCCTTCCTAACCCTTCACCCACcatcaaaatcacaaaaaatgGCCCCAAAGAAGAGAGTGAGAAAGGGGGATTTGGCACTTGAACAAGCCGAGGCGGTGGCGGCGGCGGCGACCGACATGAGCACCGACCCCGACTTCCCGGATGTCCAATTCACTTCCGTCACAATGAAAGGTAAATTTGTTTTATTCAAACGACGCCCCATTGCCCCCACCCGATTTATTGATAGACAATCCATGCGGGAGTTAGGATTAAACCAAGTAACTCTTGAATTGTTTGAGGGGGTGGGCATGAAATTGATGTACGGGATGCATGAGAAAACCTATGCCCGTCTCACttgggagtttttgagctcccttCGTCTTGACAAGCATCGCCAATCCCAAAAGGTAGCCTTTTTGCATTTCCgactgatgaacaaggactaCGCCTTGACCCTTCCCACCTTTGCCTCCCATTTCGGGCTTGAcgcgagccctcctcacaaggCGCCCGATACCTTTGACCATGGGGAattatggaaggctattacggGTTTAGATGATGTTCGGGGGGTCAAGAGAGCCGCTAACACTGTCCATAATGCGGCTATACGGGTTTGGCATAGGTTCATGGGGTGGACTGTTTTTGGCCGCGAGGAAAATCACAATTTCCGAacggaggagttggaaattctcgGCTCTTACCTTCGTTCCAACCCCACTACCTTCAAAATTGACATTGCCCACCACTTGGCCCTTACTTTGCAAAGACTTAGCAACTCTCCGGCCTCTAATACGGCCGTTGTCGTGGGTGGACTCATCACCCATTTGGTAAAGAGGCTCAACCGGAGGGTCAATTTGAGTGGGATGCAGTATATGATTGGTGATACAATGTTTTTCAAGAATTATATCCACCACAACCTCGGCTGGTTGAAGACCCACCCGAATGATGGCCTCGACTATTGGCAAATTCGGGTGGATGGAGTTGACAGAAATTCTATCCCTCTTCCCAACCCCGACAAGATGAAAGTAGTGCCTAACTCGGAGGATTATTTGGTTGACATTGAGAATCCTGAAGACCCCTCTATTCCCCAACAAATTAACCCAAATCTTCGGTATACTCGTGGCCGACCCATCATTCCCGCAAGGTCTACCTTGCGGTATGCCACACCATCTACCCCTTTTGTCCCCGGGCCCTTCCAACAAGGAGAGGGGTCCTccagtcaacaacaacaacaatcgccCCCTCTCCACGCCGACCTCATTTCCTTCATGGAGGAGATGAAACTTAATATGGCAAACGCCGCAAGTGAGCGGCATGGGCTTCAACAACGACTTGACCGGATTTACTATGACCATTCTCTTGGTCAATTCCCGGTCTATGATGATTTTATGAGGAACCAATACAAACACCCCTCCGGCCTTCACCCCTCTTACTATTTATTCCCGGATGGCGGACATCCGGAAGATGGGACTTTCCGCTACGGAGATATCAATATGCGGCCCGACTACTTTAGCGCCCCGGTCTTTCCCTCCCCGCCAACCACTCAAGGGGAAGGGCATGACACGAGGTGGTTCGGGGGTGCCCCTTCTATCTTCCAAGAGGGCGGGTCTAGTGGTGCCGGAGGGAACCCGGAGATGTTTGTCGGCATGAGCTCGGGGTTGGAGGATTTTAGCTCGGATGCCCACTTGAACACGGACGATTTCATCCGTGAGTCCGAGTTCGGGGCAATtcaaggtgatggtgatggtaatgatgatgatggagatgatgatggaGACGGTGATGGTGATGACGAGTTTGAGTAGAGCCTAGTAATGAGGGCTCCACTTCTTCTTCCCCTTTCAATCCAAAGCCTTCGGTATGCTCCCCACATTCAATCCAAATGACAAGTACGATCTCTCCCTCTTATCCAAATTCTCTCCTTCACGTTTAAtctttcgcatgcatttagttgataATTCATTTAGTTGGATCAtgtaggattgcattagatttcaattttgtaatatattgtcacatttagtaattgcattcacttagcataaacttgcattgtcatttaaattttgcatatagaatagagcatgcattgcattttcacaataaaaaaaccaactaaaaattgaaaaaatgattaaaaccaccaaaaacatgttattttctttcactaaattgtcctcccatgtctataaataagtgtggggagggcctaaaaaagaacaaaaacatgcttttaatttgaattccctccacacatttatttccatttggaagtaatgtaaataaataagtgtggggagggagttcttatatcaaaaatcaaaaaatatgttcctttctttttcttattcactccctatgcttttgtccattgaggacaatgtacatctcaagtgtggggagggaaatatccactcttgtgaatatttgtatatatttgtaaatgcttgtaaatttaagaaaattcaagaaaatgcctaaaaattgaaaaatttctgaaaaattcaaaaaaaaattgcattgtatatatatgttttgtctaacctttggcatggcacattgaccacttgaggcaaaaaaaaaagaaacttgaagaccgcttggtataatccttcctacctcttgctccttttactattctttctttttggtatcttggatattttgaaggagaatgggaattttgttgctttgggtgtctccttgggagaccgtttggattgttggtgttaatgtgctgctaggtttagccaaCTTGCTGCACGTTTTatttcatgtttgtttaaattttcgcatgcatttgttcacatgtaaatacttgttgcatttctttctttttgcattgagtttgtaaataAGTTTTTAAGCAAGAGCATGgtcaaaggaagggaaccaagtacccccatgatgaactaatgtgcccaattgtgcctttcccctcctcgtgactcgcacccgtggcctcttagttagccgaggagggaggggcttgaccaatgagtttgaaccgatcttgtgagacctagggccgtagactagacctttggctcgacttagctactcaaaggtaagggtagagcctcctagggtgggtacattcatgccccgccctcatctaggttcgagagtaggtctcctcgcgaggcgtgtcacatcattacgcataagtgtgtcgcatcgtccttagatcatgaaattgcattacatttttgtgcatatgatatgaagcaaaaatcagtttatatgaacctcacatagccaaatagccttgttttattccctacattgtttccctttttgattcacccccttgaGCTTAGcccttttcatttggcaaacccacctaaatagctacattcccttaaccacccttccttaatcaagaattggtcggttttgtagttgtgttgtaggaggtgatttggggcatAGTGGTGGATAGTACACATATCCATTTGGGTCGGAATTTGGTATGATTTGGCATTATATacataaataagaggttttgaaagagaaatgaaaaacaaaatagaaaattgaaaaagtcatgaaaaatcaaaaaaaatgagttgtgttgtatatatttgtttgttgtcaaaaaaaaaaaaaaaaagaaaaaaaaaagaaaaaaaaaaaagagaaaaaggcaagcaacacccctactaatcatttaaaggggtagaaaaagccgttgctaaataatagggcaaattgatgtttttccaaagatgagtcgggtctacacattttttgcatggcttgggaaaccgagtcgttgttacggtgtagacgttaccatttgttgaaataaaaggagttttatcaaatttttcctgcttgagttgggtttatgcaatttttgcatagttttggtcatcaatgctatgttagggcatagacgtgtctcatgtgttgcaataagagatgggatgtgatgtgtcgacgattcttgatttgagccccacatgtccaaacggtgcttgcaccaatcccgtttcgacctacTCCTTAGCCCCGTTGTAACCCTTGCTTCATTTCTGTGTGCATTCtaccattgtttgcatttcattggacataggacgattttacacattagattgcgggcacgttttcgctagttgagttagttgagtgattttggttactttttgtcacaaaaatcaccttgttctttcattgagtgacgagtgaaaaccgtgaggatgtcgttgccttggtccccttagtcatgggtctcttggttgaatcttgtgtcggccttgtaattctcggcggacttgccctttcttccctttccccgctcttgaatttgtttcttgagcattggtcacacaagggttgcttttgtcacatttagggggttggcacctcaattggcacttctgagacggtactcccgacctaGACCGTGTTTTGTTATTTGAAaaattcggccacttagatgaggaaagtggatcattttggttagatgcattctatttgttgactacgtgctttcatgatgaatgtgtcgaaagttttgtagcaagacccaacttgccttgcaatagggcactctcccctcatgagtgtcaaattgtgagttgaaggggcgttgagtgcgctaatactcaatcggcttaagtagtagtttagttgagtgatgcttatattgtgcatccactctccatatctatccttataatgctttgtacatttggttttgggacttactcggggacgagtaaggctcaagtgtggggaggttgatataggaccattttgcaccctttttccctttattttcatgcatattcGACTCCATTTGAGGCGGTTTTGTACCCCCTTTCCTCTTGTTTCTTGTCCCGGTTCCCTTTACTATGACACTGTGGCCCCCTTGCAGAAATTGAAGCGGGAACGGGTGAAACGAAGCTAGAAAGACGGGAATACTAAGCCACGCATGAAAGATGAAGGAATGATGCTGAGAAGTACTCTCAGCCGGTAGGCAGAATGCCGGCCGGCCTACTGGGAGCACGTATATACATGAAAACAAGGAAGAAACAAGGAAGAGCATCCCCCAGGTGGCCGGCGGCAGCTAGCCTACCGGGAAGACACAATGAGCTAGGAAACAAAGAAGTTGGAAGAAAGTTACAGGATCTCCTAGGTTAAAAATGACCCAAACTCGCTGGCCGGGAGTACTCCCAAAGGGCAAAAGTCAAGATTCGAGGTCAAAGGTGTCCCAGCCGGTCATggaccggcggccggttgaccggccgagCATGCCTGATGATTCCCAAAGATTGTTTAAAACTTCCAGAGATCTCCCAGCCGGCCAAAGaaccggcggccggttgaccggccgggagtgcgtatacgtgtttcaaagcccatttcaattTCTGTCCTAATCCTTGTggaacctataaataccccctcttaaaccccTTTTGTACACAGAACCctagataaaaaaaaaaatattccatatttattgtaatacctccttaatcaagttctaatctttcaataattattattaaaatttagcaagaattagttagttctagtaattgtcaattgtttacacttgtttgtTGAAGTTTGTATTGGGGATTTTGAAGGGTTTTCCTTCTTATTAATCAATCAAGCATTCATCTTTCCTTGTGTTGGTataattcctctcctttcttttacttgtttatcatttgtttacattttccttgTCTTTTAATATTGCTATAACATTCATCATGTCTCCTCCTTGTGTTGTTTGCTTTTCTTCTCTATTTAGCATAATTTCccttaacatgagtgagtagattccttctagggtttagggggagtcttTATGGAATTTATGGGCATGATTCTTTGAATATTTTGGTCTTTGGTGAATTGTTTATCTTTCCTGATTCATGCACtcaaggtgtttgttgatttgctcAAGTGAAAGCTTTTGCCTTTCTTTCATTATTGCTTAATTCTCCCATTGAATGAAAGTTTGTGGGGGTCTTGATGTATGTTTAAGAGAGGTGTGATACTTAATGAGAATTAGTAGCCACCTTTAAGATAACCAAGACATTGGTTTTACATCTTAGGATAATCTCTCACCATTGGCCCTTTTTGATCTTCATGTTTGCCCCTAAACCATTTTGATGACCCCGAAAGCCCTAGTTTTTAATTAATCATATTCATTATCATCAACTTGTTTGTTCTTTTGCTCTAGTGATTAAAACCAAAACCCCTTCTTTTAATTTTGATTAAACTTGACTCTTAATCGAACTTTGTAGCAACCCCCGCCGTCCTTGagttcgaccccgactaaatactacgctTTTTCGGGTTTTACAAATAGTTTTGGTATAGGGAGTAGACGACAAATTTCCTATTATCAGTTGCAC contains the following coding sequences:
- the LOC141651899 gene encoding uncharacterized protein LOC141651899; the protein is MNFDFDAAGEVRFLQINELEELRLEAYESSKIYKDQTKKWHDGKVMKKEISVVDLVLLFNSKIKVFPGKLKSRWSGPFKVMKIFPYGAFELWSDEGGTFKVNGQRIKRYYDGDNKGPIEVLYLGEPLPEERAN